In Chloracidobacterium sp., the genomic window CACTAAATCGCGGGTAGTCATAAAGTCCTCGAATTACGCGTCGAATAGTCCCCGCGCGTTGGTTAGGCGGATCAAGGCAACATCGACTGCCTTTGCGGCTGCCTAGATGCAGAAAATCTTTGAGGAAAGACCCAACCCCTCCATGGCCATAGACCCTCGGCAAGTACCTAATGTCCAACTGTTTGGCCCATATTCAACCCAACACTCCTGTAGGAAAATACTATGTTTTTCCTACTAAGACAAGGGTGGGGAATCTCAATTAACCTCAAACACCATACCGGGCCGTAACTCGCACTAAAGTCGCTTTAAGTAAAACCGATCAGAGACAAAAGTCAGCATGCCCACAACTGTAATAACCTGGAAATAGTGTACGCAGGCCGTCAAGCCCTAGGTTAACAGGTCGCGAGAATTCAGTACTTTGGCTTCATCTCTTCCAAGCGCCGATCCATATCCCTGAAGAACCCCGTAACGACGGTTGAAACCATTCTCAGTCGGGCAGCCTCCATCGCCGCTGTTTGGATTTATCGACGCCGCCTCACTGCGGCCGTCAAAGTTTAGTTGATTTGATGCCTTCTCCATGTCAGCCGAGCGGCGGATTCCTGAGAGCTGGATTCCGGCACCTTGTCTGGTGCTTGACGAAGCGATCGAACCGCCGGTATTGAAAGCCTGCTTGCTTTGTGAAGCCTGAGTTTCGAGAGCTTGGTTGATCTCACCTTGATAGACATTGCTTGCCTCCACCTTCGTGTCCGCGACAATGCCGGTGTTGTTGTTTTGAAGGGTGACGTTAGTGCGGGTCGTAGAGTCCATCTGCTTGTTCACTTCTTGAATAGGGTGCTTATTTCTCGACCAGTCGAAGAGTTCCTGCCCCGTGCGAATCGGAACCGAAGTTCCGGCGATCGAGGAGCCACCGGGCGTGAATTCGTACGTCTTCATTCCAAATCGCTCAAGGTTGCCCTGACCGCGCAGTTCGACTTCCTTCATTCCGTCGATCGTTCGAGCCTCCTTAGTGCCCTGGGCTTCGGCAAGAGTTCCGGCGATCTCGCGCTTAGTTGCCGCTGCACTGCTGCTCAGACCGTAGTTCTTGCTCGCCTCGGCAAGCAATGTCTGCGTTACCTGATTTGCTCGGATCTGTCCCAAACTAGTGGTAAGGCCGCCTTCGACTCCGGCAACGGACGAGACCAAACGAGCGTCCGTTGATTGGTTAGCGGCTTCCAGGGATTTTCTGGCGGCCGTCTGCTCCGCATTGTAGATGCCCTGAATTTGGGTGTTTTCGGCCTGTCGATTGATGGCGGCCCCTGCAACTAGTCCGTACGTCTCAAGCGCAGTTCCCGATGCTCGAAAGCATCCAGCCCATCGAGATCTGAGAAACACCTTCATAGACCTGTCCTCGCAGAACTCTGTAACTGAGCCACGGAACGAGAATGAAACAGAGGCTGGAAACGAAGAACAATGCGGTGACGATCAGAGCACTTGAAGCCGGATCATAAGCACCGTTGGTTATGATCTTCGCGGTTACGGGATCAAGAGAAAATGTACTCTCACCGTTGTAGATAGAAAGTGCAAGAACGCCGAGGCCATAGCAAACATAGAGGGTTACTTCCTTTACTATCGGAAATGCGAGCGCAAATGTCGCAACGCCCCAACAGAACGGATAGAACATCTGAGCCGCAAACTTCTCGTCGAATCCAAAAGCGGCGAGCACGGGCGCGGCGAGTTTCAGTCCTATCAAAATAAATAGCCCCGCGATCGCCAAAAAGAGTCCGCCGAACTTGATGATGTTTTGGCCGATCACCATAAAGGTGAACATTTTGGGGAGATTCCACCCAAGGATATAAAGTTCACCGGTAATGTCCTTTACGGTCGATTCCTTATCCATGATGATGCCGACAAGTCCGGGCTCACCGTTCGGAAGACGTTCAGCAAGCAGTGCGTTAGGATCCTCGACGGCAAAATTTGCTTTCACATACTTTTTCATCTTGTCGTCAAATTCTGTGACTAGTGAACGGTTGTAAGCCCGGACAGGTCGAGCGAAAAACTTGCCGGTTATCGTCAGACCGTCGATGATGAACGGGCTCGCTCCGATCAATACCATGAAAATGATCGAACGGATAGCCCACGCAACGAGTTGCTCGGGTCCAAGGCCTCGGTTGTCATGGAACCTGCGAATAAAAGCGAAGATCAACACAAAACTCGCGATGATCCACGCGAGAAACATAAGGATCGGCATGAGCGGCTTTATGATGGTATTGAGAACGGATTGAAATAGCCATTCCTGTCCAGTCCGCATGAGATTCTTGATCTGTTCGCTGAAACTCGGTGCAGGAGGTTTCGGCGGAACGACCGGGCCGGGAGAAGGACTCGCTACCGGGTTCGCGGGGTATCTGTTCTCGAATTCGCGAAGTGCCGGTGCCGGACTTCCATCGAGCGGCGGCATAAACGGAGAATCCGAGTTGATCGTCATTATGAGGTCATTCGCCGTCACAGGCTGCCCGTTCATCGTTCCTACCGGAGTCTGGCCCTCGACACGAGGAGGGCGCGGCCGGGTTTGCCCGGCCGCTGTATTGGCGAGGAGGTATGGCGAGACGAGGTAGGCGAGAACGAATAGAGCTGTCGCTAAAGCGTGACGAAATGGAGTCGCGTTTCTCATGGCTTTGTTTGTTTTATTTTTTAGATGTGATCGTTTTGGCGATTATGGAAGCGGGCTTTCATAGACATCGTCATTCCATACTTCATAGCGTTCGAGTTCGCGAAGAAACTCGTCCGAGGCTCGTGTGATCCCAGTCATCATCTCAGTGCTTCGGCGAATTTCTTTTCCGAATTCTGTCATCTGTTCGATCTTGAGCCCGTAGGCAATAAATTTTGCCTGTATCTTCGCTTCAAGCTCGCGCAGCTGTCCTTCAACCGTTGATATGCGGAGATTGATCGCGAGCATCTGGTCTATTAGAGACTGAACGCCATCCCGATTGGCGGCGGGATTAGCTTCTATCGCTCGGGTTTCATCGGCGATCTTCTCGCGTTCCTCATAAAGCTTTGCTAGATCGAGAAGCATGTTTTCACGGTCAAAGAGCATCCGTTCGAGTTCAGAATCGAGCTTCGCAAGGCGTTCGAGATTCTTGAGGTGGGCATCGGCGGTTCGTCCGATCGAATGCCGTAGAAAATCATCAAGGTCACGCTTGTTTGCGTCCATATCGAAGATGCCGTTCTTAAGGCGTCTTGCAATATTGACGACAGAATGAATTTGGCTGGTTATAGTCGCCTCGATTCGCTTCTTCAGCTCGAAGGTCCCGCGAATCAGGCGGCCGATCGTTGCGTAGGTCGTAATAAGCTGCTTGTGCCGCATGACCTGCTCTTCAACCTTCCCGAGAATTCCTCGGAGATTCGTTACGCTTTCAACCATCTTTTCGTACTGCTTGACCGCTTGCTCATAGGTATCGATATAGTGGTTGATGGTCTCAAGCCACCTAGCCGCCTCCTCGACTCTCTTCTCCACTTGGAGAACATATTGCGACGGATCGAACACCGTCCACTGTGCCCGGGCCGGGCGAACGTCGATCCCGATGAAGATCGAAGAAAGAACTACTCCGAGAACGATCTGTCTTATTGTTTCGTTACTTCCGATCATGCTGATACCTCCAAACCGTTCAATTCATTCAGGTCAAAAGAAGATATTTCCGTGAGTCCGACTGCGGTCAATCCGCTCGGGTACTTTGAGGCCAGCCAGGACACGACGATCTCAGGCGGCAGGTCGGGCCGAATATTCTCGACAAGTCTTCGCGCATTCGCTTCGTTCGTGTCGTTAGTGTTGGCCCAGAGCATTGCGGGCGAAAGACGGATCTCGGCCATCTGGACGATCTTGTCCGCTCCGCTGCCGATGACGAAAACCCACTGGGTGTATCTTCCGTATTGGTTTCTGATCGCACGGATCGCTGCAACTGTCTCAGGTGCCAGTTCGCAGTCAGCGGCCAAGCGGTCGAAGCCGCCGATCTGTTTGCCGATCATCTTTACGCCGGAGTTTTTACGAGGTCTATACCGATCTCATTCGGCCGCTCTGACGTTCCGGTAAAATGCTCGTAAGCCTGCGAGAATAGGACGGTAACAAGACCTTCTTTACGGCCGGTCACTGATGCCTCGGCAATGAGTTCCTGAATCGCCGGAAAGTGTTTGTTGATCTCGCGCATTTCGTCGCAAAGGAATAGGATCGGCGTCTTTTGCTTCCGCTCGTCTTCTTCGCCTATCTCCTGCATGATCTGGGCGCTTATTCTGAATCCGACGCTCTCACGGATCTTTTCGTCGAGGCCGCTAATTCCGGAGAGCTCGAAAACGTCGAACATTGATGGAACGTCATAATCCGGATGGGTTGGCGAGTTAAGCCACGGGTCTTTTCGGTGAACATTTAGTTTCAAGTAAAGCTCGCTCGCCTGGCCCTGTTGGGCAGGCTCCCAGTGATAGGTCTTTAGAACATCCAGAAAATGCCCAAGCGTTGGCTGGAATTTCGGCCGGCCGTCTCCGTTGCGGGCCAGCGACATCTTATAAACCTCATCGATAACAGTGGCGGCAATAGCACTCGTGATCGCATCTGTCCTTGCCGTCTTGCTAAGAATGAGGATGTCCGCGAGCACCATTGAAAGCTGACGTTTGGTGGGTCGAATTCCTTTTTCGATACCCGGATAGTTCCAGATATTGATCGGTTTAGGATCGGCTTCGCTGAACTCGATATGACGGCCGCCGAAAAGCCGACATATGGGCTTGAACGAATGCCGGTAGTCCATCACCCGAACCTTTACGTTGCCGCGATGCGCCCTGATATCCGTGATCAGCATCGAAGCCAGGAATGATTTGCCTTCACCTGACGCTGCGGTGACGATGACTGTCGGAGACTTTATAAGAGCGCGGTCGTAAAGATCGAGGCCGAACATCTGGCCATTCGGAGTTGTAAAGATGCTGTGCGGCCGGCGGCTTCCCCGCCAACTAGTTTCGGTCGGGACAAATGATATTACCGAGTCAGCCGTCTCCGTGAGTTCCTGTCCTGTTGGCCTCCAGGAAAGCTCACCAGCAAGCATTCGCGGATATATCGCTCGCTGCCTCACTGCGTCTTCCCTTACAGCATCAGCTCCGATCTTTTTTCGGATCGCTGAAACAACCGCGTCACACCGGTCGTCAAGGATCTCAAGCTGCCGCCGTGCCTCCTTTGTTCCTTTCGACCGACCGGCAAACACTATGACGTTCAAGCGAAGATTACAGATCTCTTCATTGTCGCCTTCGACCTGTTCCAGAAGGTTCTCAAGGTCGGCCTTGATCACGACCGCGTCCTTCTTGAGATTTCTGAAACCGAGCCAGGTGTTGCGACTGCCTTCGATCCGGTCGATGCGTTTTTGAAGGTCTTTTCTTGGCCACTTGCTTTTCAGTCGTCATCAGATCAACGACGATCTCGTGCGGAAATGCCAAAGCCCTCGTCGCAGTCAGATAGCGCATGATATCGGCGGTCACAAAGCCATTTGGGAGTGTTTTCAGACTGACAAGACTCACAGGCGTACCGCTGTGCCGCACATACTGCTCGCGGGTGCTCTCGATATTCGTGCTGCAAAGATATCGCCTCAGATCGACGCAATCTGAGTTTGTAAGATTAGGGAATGAATCGTGCTCACGGCGATGGCTTGTAAAAAGCGATTCGAAGATCTCGGTCCGGTTCATCTCTCGAAGCTGTAGATTTCGCGGAAAGTTAGCTTCGAATGACTGAAAGACCCGTGAGGCTTTGAGTTTGCACGCGGCTTCACTTTGCACCTCTCTCACCACCATCAATTCACTTTCGCGATTTCTTATCCTTACAAGGGGAGATCGGAGTAGTCTTGCGATTCCGTATTCCTTTGCATCCTTTACAAGCGATGGCAGGAGAGACGACAACACGCCCTTATCGTTCGGGTCTCTAACCGGAACGCGAATCCAGACAGTAGCGGTCTGGCGCATAACTTCGCCTGATCTGATCGCTTCTTCATGGAGCGAAAGATTGGTTGCGTGGAGAACCCCGGCTACCGGATCGGATGTCGCTGAATCTCGTGATGACAGATGGTCGCGAAGTACCTCACCCGTATCCAGTGAATTTAGGAACCTAAACTGAATGATCGTGTTCTTCGGTTTCTCGAATTTCAGGATGGTTTTCAGTTCCTCGATCCGTTGTTCAGTGACGTTTCCGTCGATGTAAAGGCTATTCGCGGGTTCGAAAATATATGCCTTTCCGAAACTGCCGTCCTTGTAGCGGATGATATTTCCATCAAGTCCGGCTATCTCGGTTGGAAATAACCGCCCTATCTGCTCGGTCGGTAATTGAGATTTCTCGCGGCTCCGTTTGAGCAAGTCCTTCGGGCGACTTCTGTGAAACTTAAGAGCAGGCAAGATTCTCAAGCCTGCTGTAAGACCGAGTCCCACGGAAAGAAGCCCTCCGAAGAATGAAATGGCGATCTGTGTGAATGATAGGTTTGCTGTGTCCATGTTTATTTCCTGTGGGGTGCTTTCCAATCGGCTGGTTTTAGATCCCCTCGCAAAGGCGGTCGAAAGGCCGCCCATCTGTCTATCTCGGCGTCGAACTTCTGAGAAAGCCAATAGGTAGGCTTGCTCAGTCGCAGGTAGTTAAAGACTCCCAGAAGAATCAGAAACACGAGCAGTCCCAGCGGAAAGCCGAGCGGTACATAGCCGACCCACAGACCTAAAACGAACGGAACGAGATAAGCGATACCTGTGGGGATCAAGATAAACTTCCAGTCGGTCGAATAGACTCCGAACCGTTTCAGGCCGCGAAAAACATTAGGCCGCGTTGCGCGTCTTCTCATCTGGCTGCCTCCTAAAAATTGGTATCGACTCCGACACTGCGGCCTTGAGCAAGCTGCCAGAACACCGCGACGATCGTTCCGAAGGCAAACGAAAGAAGCGAACCGAACGCCTGATTGCCCCATTCCTTTCCGGTCATCTTGTTGTAGATCGACCAGGCTACGCCGACCGCTCCAAGACAAAACAGAATGATCGCCATGAGTTTGAGCGATTCGCGGATGATGTTGGAGAGGTTGCTCGCGTCGCCGGTGAAGATCGGGCCTTGGGCCGAACTTTGCAAGGGTCGTGCCGCTCGGCGAAAGATGTCGCTGGCACATCGGTTGCCATAACCGACAACATGAAAAAACGAACCATCTACTGGATCACATTTTTATCAGTGCTTGGCTTTGTATTTCCTCTGACAGTTGCCTCTCAGGAAACACAAACAATTTCCCGGACTTCACTCGCCCGAATGGACGTGCTCTCAAGAGCAAGATTGTTCGAGCCGACCCTCGAAAAAGCGGCAAGAAGTGAAGGTGTCGATCCTTTAATTCTGTGGACGATCGCCTATAACGAAACTCGCTTCCGGCCCTGGCTGACCAGCCCGAAGAATGCTCAGGGGCTTATGCAGTTCATGCCAGCGACGGCAGCCCGATTTGGATTAGCCAATCCGTATGAACCGACATCCTCACTACTCGCGGCAGCCAAGTACGTGAAGTATCTGGGACGCTTGTTTGATGGGAAACTCGAGTCTGTTTTGGCAGCCTATAACGCTGGCGAAGGGACTGTTTCGGCCTACCTTCATGGCCGCGAATTAATGGTAAATAGAAGAGTTATCAATGCTTCAAAGAGACGGATGGTCAACGGTGTCCCGCCCTTCAAAGAGACTATTGGATATGTGACGCAAGGCGTGGAGGTTTATCGATGGCTTCAGCGGCAAGGACGGCTTGGCGTGCCTACAATTACATTCAGACCCGAACAAAACGCTCGAAAAGAAGGGCTGGCAAAAATAGTTGAGGTTAAAGAAAGTCAAGCTATATCGGTGTTCTATGATCCGCGAACCGGTAAACGAAGCGTTATGTCTTCCAGCAATTTGAACCGCCTTCCACAACTTGATTTCGGCCCCGTGATCGTTAACCCGGCACTTCCGTCAAATTCAACTCCACTCGCCCGGTCAACCTTTGCGGGCAAACTCCAAATCTCAGAGCCAAGCAAGTAGTCGGCGAATTTTCGGGTCAATCGTGGACGACTTTCGCACCGTTCGGCAAATTTTTCTACCGGTCACGAATGCTGTAAGAGCGAACCCGCAAAAGTTTGGCTATTTCGCGTTTGGCACTGGTTTTGCCATTAGCTCTACCGAGACATAAATCCTATGAAAGCAAATGAAACCAAAATCGAATCACCTGATGCATTGAGCACGGATGCTGATGCCCTTACATATCTCACCCGCGATCCGGACGACATCGTAACCATCGCCTCTCTCCTGAAGATCCTCGGCGTGTTGTTGTTTGCCCTTGTGCTTAGCGGCTGCGTAAATATGTTTCTGATCTTCAGAAAGGCTGATCGTATCGTCGTTGATAAATCCAGTGGGCGAGTTGTAGAGCTAAACAACCGCGACTACGGCTCAACGGAAACTGTCAGCATCGAACCGGATGCCCCAACATCGACGGACAAAAAGTATCTTGTAAAAGAATTTCTTACCGCCCTCTACGAAGTCGAACAAACGACGCGTGAGGCACAAGTCAACAAACTGCTCCGAATGCTCGACCCCGACCTC contains:
- a CDS encoding lytic transglycosylase domain-containing protein, yielding MDVLSRARLFEPTLEKAARSEGVDPLILWTIAYNETRFRPWLTSPKNAQGLMQFMPATAARFGLANPYEPTSSLLAAAKYVKYLGRLFDGKLESVLAAYNAGEGTVSAYLHGRELMVNRRVINASKRRMVNGVPPFKETIGYVTQGVEVYRWLQRQGRLGVPTITFRPEQNARKEGLAKIVEVKESQAISVFYDPRTGKRSVMSSSNLNRLPQLDFGPVIVNPALPSNSTPLARSTFAGKLQISEPSK